In Falco rusticolus isolate bFalRus1 chromosome W, bFalRus1.pri, whole genome shotgun sequence, the genomic window GCTGTGTATACATTGGATTATTTGACTGTGCCAGCTGGGAAAGAGTGTCCTGTGACTATCTctcatttcttgtctttgcaggGAGGAGATCCTCCTATCTGAGCAAAGGTCTTAATGCGAGACCTATGAATGGGAAAATGGACAGGCTCGTGGATTTAATTACCTGGGGATGAGGGTATGCTTGTGTCTCTACAGATGCAGGGTCTCAGTGGCTTCCAGCTAGGTGTGTTAAGCCTGTTTTGGATCCTAGAATTGACAAGAGGACATCAGATATCTGCTGTTCCACAGACCCCTTGAGAGGGGAGTCAGAACATCTGGGTGACCCTGATGTGGAGCCTGAATCAGACGCAGCTTTGTGCCTTCTTAACTCAGCCTGAACAGCCTTTCCACACATCCTGCCAAGGGCCCTGCAATGGATGATAGACATGGcctttttggttaaaaacagaaagggggaattgtagaggacTGAAGGCGGTGGGttgattaacattgataacatgcagctgtggccttgcctcagaggcagtgggttgattgacatggatgatgtgcagctgtagctcattcctgctaagtagttaaatagccctgaggcTTGTGGGAGAGGTGgtcagatggaggaggagtagtgttgtctgacctctggaggaaggtgatacagcatggacagtagaatctgactgatggtaaaagccttgttgtagtGATTTTccttgaggggaaaaatagtTACGTGAAAATTACTGGCCCAAGCAGAAGTTGTTTGTACAGGTTTGTAGCACATGTAGCCTTGAGGCCTGAATCTTTGTCAAGCAGTTCTCTCCTGACACTGTCACTGCAATGGCACGCTGAATACAACTTGAattgtaaatatgtatttggaCCTTTGCCCACAACcatttttccctgctgctttgaTATGTCTAACTGTGATGCGTATCTCATTTGTTTATAGGTTAAAAGTGAAGTGCACCTTTGGAGTTACAAAAGTTAAGAACACCAAACAAACATGGGTTTAAACCTGTGGAGGTGATTATCTGTGAGTGTGCTGAACTGAACTTGTAGTGCTGGAGAAGAAGACCGGAGGCTCATCTGCCTTTCTGAGCTGGTCGACCCCCTGTTTCAGTATACCCTGTGTTCCAGCCCCACCTGGGATGGTCCTGCTTAAGAAGTTTGGGTAAAGGAAGAGGTGTGATTAATTTATGACCAACACAGCTTAACCTCCTGCTTCGTTCTTTTGCCCATCTGGATGAGCTGAAAGAATTCTGAGTGAAGAGAGCAAGCGTTTTGTCTGTAACCTCTGCTCCTGGCCAGGCTACTTGTGGGCCTACACACCTCGGTCTGAAAGCCTGGACCTTTCCGGCCCCTTTCTGGGCCTTGTGTTCGCACAGAGGTACTACGAACGGCTCTGCTGAAAGAGCAGTTCAACAAGCGTTTCCTTTATTAcgatttcttttttctgggtGCGGCCCTGCCCTCCCGCTCTGATGCTTGACCGGCACGGGTGAACGCACGGcctcggcccggccccgcccccgctgACGCGCGGCGGCAGTGACGCATCCTCCTCTCGCGAGAGGTCGGGTGGcgcgcggccggcggcggccgctcCCCATAAATAGCGGGGCGAGGCCGGGCCTCGGCAGGTGGTGGCGGTGCCTGAGCTGCAGGTGCTTGTGCCCTTTCTGGGTTTTCCCGGGTGAGTACTGCCGGCAGCGGCGCTCCGGCCCGGTTCTCATCGGCCGCGGGAGCGCTcggcgcccgcccgccctgcGAGGCTGGCTCCGCAGCATGGTGGAGCCTACCGGCGGagcgggcgggggctgcgccTCGGGCTGCGGCCCGcccccgctccgctcccgctGCCTCCGTCTCCTCCGTCGTTGCGCCTGCGGGCCCCCTGCCCCACATCCCGGTGTTTTGCGGTAGGCTGCCTAAGGCGCTCGCGGGCCTAGGGTGCCGGTTCGCCTCCGGGGGAGGCGTTGGGCAGCCCCGTCCCTGAAGAGGCCTGGGGCGGCGGCCTGCCCTGGCTGCCGCGGCTGGCCGGGGCGAGCGCCTGGGCTCCTCGGCGGGTTTGTCAGCCTGCTGCCTTTTGGCCTTTAGCCTCGTGTCATAGTGGGGGAGGGAAGGTAGAAATGAAAGCTGTaactttgtttattttcctgttcagcATCTTTTGCTGTCTCCGAAatatgcttttgtttcctgGGCTTTGATTCGGGCAGCTCACTCGCCTCCTCCAGTGAAGTGGATCCAATTTCTAGCGGCGCTGAAACTGTGCAAGGAATTCTTAAAACTGTGCAAGAGTGTAGTTATCACTGATGTCTTTAAGAGCAGGGCTAACTTCACAGACTAACTAGTTGACTAAAATTTACATCCGTGCTGTGTTTGGCTCAATCTTTTTGGACATATTATAGATACTGAGTAATCCTTAAAGTAAGGGCCCTTCCTCCTTCAgaggccaaattctgctctgtTAGCCTCTTCTCCTGTTCTACAGCGTGCTTTACAGCCcaaaatgaaattcagctgTACTCTGAGTAATCAGACTTGTAATGCTATGTGAGAAACATAACATGTTCCTGGGggtatttcaatatttaatagatggaaggaaaacaacTCTTTTACTGCTGTAACCTGTGTCAGTTACCTGCTTGTATGTCCCATGTACAGTGGTTAATCTCATTACAGGCATTACCTTATGGCATGTGTGTTAATATGTGCAAATATGTCTAAAATGTCAACAGCATGCCTTTGTCCTTGTTCCCTGTTATGTAACGGGGAAAAGTTTTACTTGTTCCCAGGCAGGATTTTAACACGCTCCTTTTGATACTGTCATACCtatgaggaagaaaactgctggTGCCTCTTTGACAAACTTAGCAGAAAGTCTTGAAAACCACGGTCCTTTTGAGGACTGACTTTTAGCTTGCCTTTCTGTTGCCTTCATTTATGCAGGTTCTTAGGGAACTTAACTGTCATATGAAAACATCAATGCAAAAAGTGGTTCCAGCAAATTATGTTCAGCCTGTATGTGCACATTGGATGACAGTGCACTTCTGTATGTGCTCCTTATGTGGTACTGCAATACCCCTCTTTTCTTACAGGGTTCATATGGGTGGTAGAGCTGTTAGTGTTTTATCCATGTTGGAAGATGTAGGTGTTGGAAGATAACTGAGTAGCATGGGCTTGTTGGATGACtgcctgttccagtgtgggATGGGTAATAATTAAATCTAAATTAACATAAAGGAGAGATTTTCTGCAGTGGGAAAGTCCTATACCTTGTGCGTTACACGAATGCTAACTTTTGAGCAAGCTGTGCAGGGGGAGTCCTGCATGGGTATCGGGTATGCCACTAGAGAGAATGAGCTCCTTGAGTTTAGCGGAATGACTTCTGGGAATTGAGCTGAGGTTACTGAAATAAGTACTCCCCTTCAATCTTCCATGTGTTGTCAAGATTTGGGCAGCAGTGATGACTCAAATGTCAAACTTGACTCCCTTATGTTAACAGAAGATCTGATCTGATTAAAGACCTCGATGGTGGAGGCTTCATCTGGTTTAGACATCCTAAACTAGAATTCTGGCGATTTGTTGGTTGGTGTTTCTTTGGCCTGGCTCAACAGATAAGCCCAAGTGTGTGTGTCTTCTAGAAAAATAGGTTGATCGACTGACTGGTAACTCTTTGGTAATTCTTCAGTGAAGTGCTGTACCTCAAAGCCTGTCTCTTGCATGTGCCCTACTTCTGTTGCCTAAACCAAAGTAATTGGGAAACAAAGTTTTGGATTTCTAAGTTGCTACAATAAAATGTAATTCCTGTATGCAAGAATTTGGACATGCCAATCGCTTTGATCAATGGAGTTGATTACAAAAGGGTTGTTGGTTTCAAAGTCTGGCGATTAGATGGAGTGGATATGAGAATCCTGTAACTCAAATATGCTTCTTTCACAGGCTGTGTGAGATTCAAGACCTGAAAAAATGGCATTGGCAGCAATTGATCCACAGCAGGTAGGTCTTACGTAGCCCCATAGTTCTTTATGCCTAGTTCAGAAACATGAGTCaactaacatttttctttttttaaacagaacattGTATCGAGGGTTGCTAACCTTCCCTTGGTGAGCTCCACCTATGATATGGTGTCCACAGCTTGCATCACCACAAAGGATAACCATCCTTATCTGAAATCCCTATGTGAGATAGTAGTCTTCACTCCTTTCTCTGCTATCATCCAGAAACTGGAACCGCAAAGTAAGGCAACAATGGAACTGTTGATAACTTAATTAAACTGGTTGCTTTTTATATCCAGATGTACTTACAGTTTAACATGGTCATGCCAGTCTGGAGTGTGGCTTCAGGTAGCTGACTGAACCTGTTGCATGGCTTGTTAAGTAACTGATTACAGATGGGTATGAttgaacaaaaaaccccaaaccgtCTAGAGCCAAAGCAGATTCCAGCTTTTGTAATCCTAAACTAACTGATTCATCTTGATATGCCAGATGGTTATGTAGTCTGTTGCTCAACACCTTCATTACCTTTCACCTGGTTTCAAATGCTACTCCTGTACTTTCTCTTGCTAAGAACAACTGATTAAATTTGGCAACTGTGTCACAAGACTGTTGTAACCAGTAACCTGGTTTcatgaagtggcaggcagccaggtGCTTCTATCTTGTTCTAACAGTTGCTTGTAAAGTGTCAAATGGATTTAAGtgagttttttttcctgttgctgtaaACCTGTGTTGTTTCTGGGCTTTCCTGCCtcaaatttcactgaaaaaggGAGGAAACTACTTTAAGAGTGTTTTAGCATGAGCTCTGTTTCAAGAGGAATTCTCAACTGGATTTGTTTATACTAAGGGAAAACAAACTCCAAATTTTAAACCAGctattgtaatttcttttatagTTGTAGCTGCCAACAACTATACGTGCATAGGTCTGGACAAAATTGAAGAGAGACTACCTATTTTGAATCAACTCACTGACAAGGTAAGTTCTTTCCATGTACCTATGTGAAGCAGAAGAACTGTACCTTTCCTATTACTAAAAATGCAGGGAGACAGATTTCAATAAGCTGTGCTTCAAGCACAGCTTAGAAGCGGTAAGGAGGTAAAAGGTTTTTCTGTAGAATTTTGTTGCCTTTGGGATGCCattaagctgctttttttttattttaaaacttgccCAACGTTTGACACATCTGTCTAGCATCTGTTCACTGatgggcatttttttttaaatttgagtCCTTGTCTCTTTCCTGCTCAGTGTGAAGCAAATAGTACTGGAATTAcatcactgaagtgttttgagCTGAAGGCTGCATGGAagtcatattttgttttgtcttgtacATATGTTTTCAGGACATAATTTCTCCTAGATAACTGATAATTTTACAAGCTTTAGcataaatctgtatttcctGGATTATGTATCTCATTAGGAAATAGTTTTAGTGAATCAGCCTGTTTCTTATGTCAGGTTGTTGCTAATGCCAAGGATGTAGTTGTGGGAGCTAGAGAAGCTGTTAGAACCCCTGTGACTGGTGCCAAGGAAACTGTTGCTCACACGATCACTGGAGTTGTGGGCAAGACTAAAGAAGCAATGCAAGACAGTGTAGAAATCACCAAGTCAGTTGTCAATGGCAGCATTAACACTGTCCTGGGAAGTCGTGTGGTGCAGATGGTGAGCAGTGGAATGGACAGTGCTCTCACTAAATAGGAGACCCTTGTTGACCAGTATCTCCCACTTACAGAAGCAGAACTAGGTAAGACCAATTCAAGGTTTGATTTTGTTGGAATGCTGGTATTGGAGAGAAGCAAGCAATCATACATTTATTACTTGTAATGGGGAGAAGGCATGTGCTTCccatgctgcctttgccttgcTGTTTGTAGTAGCGTCTTCACAGGGAAgcagagtgaaaaataaagatttccaCATGTGGTAGTCTTATTAACTTACTATGGTACTAAAGGGCTACTAAACAGGTCCAGTATTCAGCTGTTAGTAAGAGGTCTGAGGCAGTTACATTTGCTTAAGTTTTCTTCCATTGGTCAATTTGCTTCCTTTCTACATATCTagagaaagaagctgcaaaagTTGAAGGTTTCGAAGTTGGAGTTCAAAAGCCAAGCTACTATGTTAGACTAGGATCCTTGTCTTCAAAGGTCTGCACATGTGCCTACCATCAAGCCTTAAATTTAGAGATGCTAAACAGAAAAGCCAGGAGGCAATCTCTCAGCTCCACCACACTGTTAGTTTGGTAAGTTTAAGCTTTCACTTGAGTtgtgaaaagcaaacactggCACAGTTTGAGTGCAGAAAATAACCAAAAAGAGGCATAGGAAAACTGGAATTGCTTTCTCATACTAAGTGTGTTTTGTGGGTATAAAGGATTTCCCATTCGGAGCTTTTCACCGCTATTCAGGAGAGATCTTAAATCAGGCTAAGCTGTAAATGAGCCAGGAACTGCTTGTAATTTTGAGCATTGCAGGAATAGAAGTGACATGTTTAAAGtgatatttctgttctgaagtgTTGAGTTTAACACAGACTTCATTCAGTGAAGTAAGTGTCTTGCAACTCAACACTCCAGTcctttatattaataaaatggTCAGGTTCTTTGTGGGCTTGCATATCTTGCTGTGGGTATCTGAGCATTCCTGGGTACTTCAGTAGTCTTATCCTAACAATGTACCTTTATGTACAGGATACTGTGCATAAAGAGTCATGGCCTTCTATATGCTTTCAAATCCTTGTGTAGGATGTGAACGGGGGAGGGGGAAATAGTTGAGGAAGAGGGATATGCTATATAACATCTTAAAACtgcattctgttttctctgctttgaagaGAAGGAATGCACGCTTATATTACCCAAAATCTTATATTGAACTtctaaagtatttaaaaaggaCCTTACAAAGCAGGTAAGTTAGGGTAGTCCTAATGGAACTTTTATAGATTCTTTGCTTTACTTCCTTATTTGACTGTATTTCAGATCGAGTATGCCAGAAAGAACATGAATAGTGCCAATCAGAAACTTCTTGATGCTCAGGAAAAGCTTTATCAATCCTGGgtagaatggaagaaaaatacaggccAAAATGATGGTGATGACTCACATAGCACTGAGGTAAAGAGATGTAAATGTAAACCAGAAATAAATGGATTGTATACTGTCAAGGTAATGGCAAACTAACAGTCCTCAAAGTGCACAGCATCTTAACAGCACAGAAGCTTATGTGCAAATTGGAATTTGAATACCGAAGTGCAGGGCAGCTGACTAGCGACTGCTATGGAAAGTGGGGGACGCGCAAACTCTTCAGTGAGCCTACTTGCTGCAAACACTCGGGTTCATTCTCCTTTCAAGAGAACGGTCATCCTGTTTAGCATATGAACTTGGGTTGGGATGTCCGTATCTAGATCAGCTAGGACTCATACCTGATATGGCCAAATGACAAATAACCGTTTGTCATGATAAAATGGTCTTAGGCACAGCCTCACTGTGTTTTACATGTAAGCAGCTGCATGCAAATTATTTATTAGAATACACTTGCCTACTATGACTTCTTATCTGGATTTGAAACAAGAGCTTGCTTATCTGTTGACTGGGTAGAAGCTACCAGTATTTCTGTTCCACAAAGTACTTGAGATTTGAAGAAATATCAAGTACTTTCAAGTCTCTTACTCTTCA contains:
- the LOC119140834 gene encoding LOW QUALITY PROTEIN: perilipin-2-like (The sequence of the model RefSeq protein was modified relative to this genomic sequence to represent the inferred CDS: inserted 1 base in 1 codon; substituted 1 base at 1 genomic stop codon) — protein: MALAAIDPQQNIVSRVANLPLVSSTYDMVSTACITTKDNHPYLKSLCEIVVFTPFSAIIQKLEPQIVAANNYTCIGLDKIEERLPILNQLTDKVVANAKDVVVGAREAVRTPVTGAKETVAHTITGVVGKTKEAMQDSVEITKSVVNGSINTVLGSRVVQMVSSGMDSALTKXETLVDQYLPLTEAELEKEAAKVEGFEVGVQKPSYYVRLGSLSSKVCTCAYHQALNXRDAKQKSQEAISQLHHTVSLIEYARKNMNSANQKLLDAQEKLYQSWVEWKKNTGQNDGDDSHSTEYVESRTLAVARTLTQQLQTTCLPLVSSLQGLPQNVQDQVYNVGSMAGDVYQSFRSASSFQELSDSFLTTSKGQLKKMKESLDDVMDYLVNNTPLNWLVGPFYPQLPGLQHAESKGEGEKNSSQKDKTA